One Cyclopterus lumpus isolate fCycLum1 chromosome 7, fCycLum1.pri, whole genome shotgun sequence DNA window includes the following coding sequences:
- the LOC117732963 gene encoding membrane-associated guanylate kinase, WW and PDZ domain-containing protein 2: MSKTAVKKLHWRSKVQDGYVPLLDSSGELGIAIGGGADYGEFPFVTSAPEGGLTVGDVILEIGGTPVLGMTLGDVRGALNSCPHPIRIKTVSPGSTLCKDLRLYLSKCFTPGSVDSQLQQVIRENLYLRAVPCTTRQPKDGEISGIDYNFVNIEEFFSLEELGALLESGKFKGNYYGTPRPVHISAESPPITYQEHRNLLRNFRTRSRSLSNLEKAAEDGENSEEDSGLSGGSAGVSSSVPTSHRSPGRPRASSSGGCRVVENGIIGSRSGARVRGVMPDHWEQAFSDTGEPHYIDRHPTRTNWQSPRGSSRETVYKNEWFTDQPGELRGFPLHTHLIKGSRGFGFNIVGGSRPREFLQVYSVTASGPSALKTADILVYINDVCVLGVSHKEVVEMLKSVPVGHSVDVEVKRGYPMLYNNDGCPKQPPPTLLDSGDPIRPPTTTQPQPLHQLPRLPTPTPHTHHFNYNGVHSHGSYMEPGVTLDANGNAMPFATRESPLHRRSSMSNAASPPPVRPPRSMRSLARLQSFDPTLASQSDSEVVSAIGSHRASMIRNHNNNSLSTPPHPYRYGTFKSSESDMSTCTLSGARLPLPQSPRRPSSSQGVPHSAQSRLFRPYTSHLRPPPTPDSPRHHLGFNSFHANTSPTASPSSVSSPGAMSMGSGVGSFSGGELVPVALAQTEGDQGLGFSVTAGGPGGRMTIVKRVWDRTQCNSLQPGDAIVKINGADVQSLSFGQVQTVLQEHTKQAEVILLIYRGGIYHSTISPGSNLRLPPPLLHPPPPPVGSDVASVLPEELPVPRTSFSSPPSPAPMRSSLVQSTSFLESIPVTLTMEPKDWINTGLEDEAGGVTVPDSGLERPGGGQTRPLRGFDVELRRKPGEGFGFVVASQDVENGKAASLLPHRFVTVRRSSPAAKSGQIRPGDRLEAVEGRPVVTLPHRELAQILRRAGNTLRLTIVPRPSTYSSTNPSEPTEFDSSHRNRKGQRSRPKRDSRYYSVDLDRGPSGFGFSLRGGSEYNMGLYVLGLMERGPASRSMKMQVSDQLVEINGDSTAGMTHSQAVEQIRRGGHRIHLVLKRGNGYVPDYVELSSLSLCMTNSKLGEPCFYVIGRTENTRLVMVPAVSKESPPPPSCITPRSRVWLQ; the protein is encoded by the exons ATGTCTAAGACGGCGGTGAAGAAGCTGCACTGGCGTTCCAAAGTGCAGGACGGCTACGTCCCGTTGCTGGACTCGTCGGGGGAGCTGGGTATCGCCATTGGTGGAGGAGCAGATTATGGAGAGTTTCCTTTTGTCACGTCGGCGCCGGAAGGGGGGCTCACGGTGGGGGATGTCATCCTCGAGATTGGGGGAACACCGGTTTTGGGGATGACATTAGGAGATGTCCGGGGCGCCCTCAACTCCTGTCCTCATCCTATCCGCATCAAAACTGTGTCCCCAG GCTCCACATTGTGCAAGGATCTCAGGTTGTATCTGAGCAAGTGTTTCACACCCGGCTCGGTGGACAGCCAACTTCAGCAGGTCATCCGAGAGAACCTCTACCTCCGCGCTGTACCTT GTACAACCAGACAGCCTAAAGATGGGGAAATCTCAggcatagactacaactttgtCAACATTGAGGAGTTCTTCTCCTTGGAGGAGTTGGGAGCACTTCTTGAGAGTGGAAAGTTCAAAG GCAATTACTACGGCACGCCTCGGCCCGTTCACATCAGCGCAGAGAGCCCCCCCATCACCTATCAGGAACATCGCAACCTGCTCAGGAACTTCCGCACACGCAGCAGATCCCTCAGCAACCTGGAGAAGGCGGCAGAGGACGGAGAGAACAGTGAGGAAGACTCCGGTCTGTCAG GAGGCTCTGCCGGTGTTAGCAGCAGCGTCCCTACGAGCCATCGGTCCCCCGGGCGGCCTCGGGCATCCAGCAGCGGGGGTTGTCGTGTCGTAGAGAACGGGATCATCGGCAGCAGAAGCGGTGCCAGGGTGAGAGGTGTGATGCCTGATCACTGGGAGCAGGCCTTCAGTGACACAGGAGAGCCTCACTACATAGA TCGCCACCCGACGAGGACCAACTGGCAGAGTCCTCGAGGCTCAAGCAGGGAGACCGTCTACAAAAATGAGT GGTTCACAGACCAGCCTGGGGAGCTCAGGGGTTTCCCTCTGCATACACACTTGATCAAGGGCTCCAGGGGGTTTGGTTTCAATATTGTTGGGGGCAGCAGGCCAAGAGAGTTCCTCCAGGTCTACAGTGTGACTGCAAGTGGACCCTCAGCACTCAAAACAG CGGACATCCTGGTGTACatcaatgacgtgtgtgtgttgggagtgTCTCACAAAGAGGTGGTAGAGATGCTCAAGTCGGTCCCTGTGGGCCACAGTGTGGACGTAGAGGTGAAAAGAGGGTATCCCATGCTCTACAACAATGACGGTTGTCCCAAGCAGCCGCCGCCAACGCTACTGGACAGCGGGGACCCGATCCGaccacccaccaccacccagCCTCAGCCTCTTCACCAACTGCCTCGCCTCCCGACACCCACTCCCCACACCCATCACTTTAACTATAACGGGGTCCACAGTCACGGCAGCTACATGGAACCAGGGGTGACTCTTGACGCTAATGGAAATGCCATGCCGTTCGCTACCAGAGAGTCGCCCTTACACAGACGCTCCAGTATGAGCAACGCGGCCTCTCCTCCGCCGGTGCGTCCTCCTCGTTCAATGAGAAGTTTAGCCAGGCTGCAGTCTTTTGACCCCACGCTCGCCAGCCAGAGTGACAGTGAAGTTGTTTCTGCCATTGGATCCCACAG GGCCTCAATGATCCGTAATCACAACAATAACTCCCTCTCAACACCCCCTCATCCTTATCGTTACGGCACATTCAAGTCGTCTGAGAGTGACATGTCCACCTGCACCCTGTCGGGGGCCCGGCTTCCCCTGCCTCAGTCACCGAGgagaccctcctcctcccaagGTGTCCCTCACAGCGCTCAATCCCGCCTCTTCAGACCGTATACCTCACACCTCAGACCTCCTCCCACCCCTGACAGCCCCCGCCACCACCTCGGCTTCAACAGTTTCCATGCCAACACCAGCCCCACTGCGAGTCCGAGCAGTGTGTCCTCCCCTGGGGCGATGAGTATGGGCAGCGGAGTTGGCAGTTTCAGCGGAGGGGAGCTGGTGCCAGTGGCCTTGGCCCAGACCGAAGGAGACCAAGGACTCGGCTTTAGTGTGACAGCTGGCGGTCCAGGAGGCAGGATGACGATAGTGAAAAGAGTCTGGGACCGGACGCAGTGCAACTCCCTTCAGCCAGGGGATGCTATTGTCAAAATCAACGGTGCAGATGTGCAGAGTCTTAGTTTTGGACAG GTACAAACAGTTCTCCAGGAGCACACCAAACAGGCGGAAGTCATCCTTTTGATTTACAGAGGAG GCATCTATCATTCAACCATCTCCCCCGGCTCCAATCTGCGACTCCCCCcgcctctcctccacccccctcctccacctgttgGTTCGGATGTCGCCTCTGTGCTGCCAGAAGAACTGCCCGTGCCCCGTACCTCCTTCAGCAGTCCTCCCTCCCCAGCCCCGATGCGCTCCTCGCTGGTCCAGAGCACCAGTTTCTTGGAGTCGATTCCGGTGACCCTGACAATGGAACCCAAAGACTGGATCAACACCGGCCTGGAGGACGAGGCGGGCGGTGTCACGGTGCCCGACTCGGGTCTGGAGAGGCCGGGCGGCGGACAAACTCGGCCGCTCCGAGGGTTCGACgtggagctgaggaggaagcCGGGAGAGGGCTTTGGGTTCGTCGTCGCCTCTCAGGATGTGGAGAATGGAAAAG cTGCTTCACTTCTCCCTCACCGGTTCGTGACGGTACGTCGAAGCAGCCCGGCGGCCAAGAGTGGTCAGATCCGGCCTGGAGATCGACTCGAGGCAGTAGAGGGGCGCCCGGTGGTGACTCTGCCTCATCGGGAACTCGCTCAGATCCTTCGTCGAGCGGGAAACACTCTGCGCCTCACCATCGTGCCCCGTCCCAGCACCT ATTCCTCAACAAACCCTTCAGAACCCACTGAGTTTGACTCCAGTCACAGAAACCGAAAGGGTCAGAGGTCCCGTCCAAAG CGTGACTCCAGGTATTACAGTGTGGACCTGGATCGTGGCCCGTCGGGCTTCGGCTTCAGCCTCAGAGGGGGCAGCGAGTACAACATGGGCCTCTACGTCCTGGGACTGATGGAGAGGGGGCCGGCCTCACGGAGCATGAAAATGCAG GTTAGCGATCAGCTTGTGGAGATCAATGGGGACAGTACAGCAGGGATGACCCACAGCCAGGCAGTGGAGCAGATCCGCAGAGGAGGCCACCGCATCCACCTGGTCCTCAAGAGAGGAAACGGCTACGTCCCTGACTATG tggaGCTCTCCAGTTTGTCTCTATGCATGACCAACTCCAAGCTAGGGGAGCCTTGCTTCTATGTCATTGGACGGACAGAGAATACGCGGTTGGTAATGGTTCCT GCCGTGAGCAAGGAAtcacctccccctccctcctgcaTCACCCCAAGGAGCAGGGTTTGGCTGCAGTAG